A region of Candidatus Binatus sp. DNA encodes the following proteins:
- a CDS encoding thiamine pyrophosphate-binding protein has translation MKKQMTMGDFMVAYLRKIGVQHVFGIPGDLALKLFFALGQRHGLEMITLSHEPGVGFAADGYARATGRIGVVCVTYGAGGHNMVNPVAGSFSERVPILIFSGGPGEEERKLGTLIHHQAREIESQHRIYKEVTCASAVLTDPAIAARELHRVVCAIWAEQRPGYIEIHRDMVDRQIEVPDELIEWDGRLQFQESDARNVEEAAHETAAMFNQSKKPVVIAGIEIHRYKAARELVELAEHMGAPVFATVLGKGAFPMDHPLYMGVHVGPISPPSIVARMDEADFVLNLGCLKTDMNFGNRPPRVIQERTVWAVDRKVDVKYHTYTDVAVRDFVHALRKEKLRDHHEKVVYADNLRETAARNGKAVKVSQILATVNEFLAAKREYIVVAESGDMLFGGLDIRVPNNGAYLAQGFYASMGFAVPAALGAQIGAGQRPLVLCGDGGFQMTGPEISHAPAKGANPIVLVINNGGWGIFRPIVERRELLEIPPWPYAQLARDWGGEGFEAGTADQLREALEAAHRSRTFAIIDVRVERNDLSPVTVKYIKAAAKRSQAPAERPARANGRA, from the coding sequence GTGAAGAAGCAAATGACGATGGGCGATTTCATGGTCGCCTATCTGCGCAAAATCGGGGTGCAACACGTCTTCGGAATTCCCGGCGACCTCGCGCTCAAGCTGTTTTTTGCGCTGGGCCAGCGCCACGGACTCGAGATGATCACGCTGTCGCACGAACCGGGGGTCGGTTTCGCGGCGGACGGTTATGCGCGCGCAACCGGAAGGATCGGAGTCGTGTGCGTCACTTACGGCGCGGGCGGCCACAACATGGTGAATCCGGTCGCCGGTTCATTTTCGGAACGCGTGCCGATTTTGATTTTCTCCGGCGGTCCCGGCGAAGAGGAGCGCAAGCTCGGCACGCTGATACATCATCAGGCGCGCGAGATCGAATCGCAGCATCGCATCTACAAGGAAGTCACCTGCGCGTCGGCCGTGCTCACCGATCCGGCGATCGCGGCTCGCGAACTGCATCGCGTGGTGTGCGCGATCTGGGCCGAGCAGCGGCCGGGGTACATCGAGATTCATCGCGACATGGTCGATCGGCAGATCGAGGTGCCCGACGAACTGATCGAATGGGACGGGCGCTTGCAGTTCCAGGAATCGGACGCGCGCAACGTCGAGGAAGCGGCGCACGAGACGGCCGCGATGTTCAATCAATCGAAAAAGCCGGTTGTAATCGCCGGGATCGAAATCCATCGCTACAAGGCCGCCCGCGAACTGGTCGAACTGGCGGAGCATATGGGCGCGCCGGTGTTCGCGACGGTGCTCGGCAAGGGCGCCTTCCCGATGGACCATCCGCTGTACATGGGCGTGCACGTCGGACCGATCAGCCCGCCGTCGATTGTCGCGCGCATGGATGAAGCTGACTTCGTGCTCAACCTCGGATGCCTCAAGACGGACATGAATTTCGGCAACCGTCCGCCGCGCGTGATCCAGGAGCGGACGGTGTGGGCGGTCGATCGCAAGGTCGATGTGAAGTATCACACCTACACCGACGTCGCGGTGCGGGATTTCGTGCACGCGCTGCGCAAAGAGAAACTGCGCGATCATCATGAGAAGGTCGTGTACGCGGACAATCTGCGCGAGACGGCGGCGCGCAACGGCAAGGCGGTGAAGGTCAGCCAGATTCTCGCGACGGTGAACGAATTTCTGGCGGCGAAACGCGAGTATATTGTCGTGGCGGAATCGGGCGACATGCTGTTCGGCGGACTCGACATTCGGGTGCCGAATAACGGCGCATACCTCGCGCAGGGCTTCTACGCGTCGATGGGATTCGCGGTGCCGGCCGCGCTCGGTGCGCAGATCGGCGCCGGACAGCGGCCGCTGGTGCTATGCGGCGACGGCGGATTCCAGATGACGGGACCGGAGATTTCGCACGCGCCGGCCAAAGGCGCAAATCCAATCGTGCTGGTAATCAACAACGGCGGCTGGGGTATCTTCCGGCCGATCGTCGAACGCCGCGAGCTGCTCGAAATTCCGCCGTGGCCGTATGCGCAACTCGCGCGTGACTGGGGCGGCGAGGGTTTCGAAGCCGGCACCGCAGACCAACTGCGCGAGGCGCTCGAAGCGGCGCATCGGAGCAGGACGTTTGCGATCATCGACGTGCGCGTCGAGCGCAACGACCTGTCGCCGGTCACCGTGAAGTATATCAAGGCGGCCGCCAAACGGTCGCAGGCGCCCGCCGAACGCCCCGCGCGCGCCAACGGCCGCGCCTGA
- a CDS encoding acyl-CoA synthetase, translating into MTTDSLENYRRTYSNFRWDMPEIFNFGSVIDKFAEDPNRVAILWEDQDRRRARLTFADISLQSNRIANVLASLDLKRGDPILLVLPRVTMWQAAYVGALKLGLLVIPCTSMLREKDLVYRANHSGARAIIAGPESVPMISDLRKQCHTLRHFIVAGSTRSGWTGLHEAMSQTSPVFKPANTQSSEPAICYYTSGTTREPKAVLHTHSYTYSHRFTGSNWLDLKPGDTHWTTSDTGWAKAAYGVLFGPWMNGVTTFMYNGRFEPKKELELLHRYGITTFCAPPTEYRMLIKEDLAQYQFPKLRHCTGAGEPLNPEVIEVWREQLGLTIHDGYGQTESIILAANMPGMPVKPGSMGLPFPGHDVRVIGDDLNETALDEVGEIAVRVKPERPPSLMREYWKNAEETANVFRGDWYLTGDQATRDADGYLWFVGRADDVIISAGYRIGPFEVESALLEHPAVMESGVVASPDAERGSIVKAFVRLKPGAARSDSLVRELQEHCKRITAPYKYPREIEFIDELPKTVSGKIRRVELRQLEESKKRKP; encoded by the coding sequence ATGACTACTGACTCGCTCGAAAATTATCGGCGGACGTATAGCAACTTCCGATGGGACATGCCCGAGATTTTCAACTTCGGCAGCGTGATCGATAAATTCGCCGAGGATCCCAACCGCGTTGCAATCCTGTGGGAGGATCAGGACCGCCGCCGCGCGCGGCTCACGTTCGCCGATATCTCGCTGCAGTCGAATCGAATCGCCAACGTGCTCGCGAGCCTCGACCTCAAGCGCGGCGACCCGATCCTGCTGGTATTGCCGCGCGTCACGATGTGGCAGGCGGCGTATGTCGGCGCGCTCAAGCTCGGACTTCTCGTGATTCCGTGCACCTCGATGCTGCGCGAGAAGGACCTGGTGTATCGCGCGAACCATTCCGGCGCGCGCGCAATCATCGCGGGCCCCGAAAGCGTCCCGATGATTTCGGATCTGCGCAAGCAGTGTCACACACTCCGGCATTTCATCGTCGCGGGCAGCACGCGCTCCGGATGGACCGGTCTGCACGAGGCGATGAGCCAAACGTCGCCGGTCTTCAAACCCGCGAATACTCAATCCTCTGAACCTGCGATTTGCTACTACACTTCGGGTACTACTAGGGAACCGAAAGCGGTTCTGCATACTCATTCCTATACCTACAGTCATCGCTTCACCGGTAGTAACTGGCTCGATTTGAAACCGGGCGATACTCACTGGACTACATCGGACACCGGCTGGGCGAAGGCGGCATACGGCGTGCTCTTCGGTCCATGGATGAACGGCGTGACGACGTTTATGTACAACGGCCGCTTCGAGCCGAAGAAGGAACTGGAATTGTTGCATCGCTATGGCATCACGACTTTTTGCGCGCCGCCGACCGAGTACCGGATGCTGATCAAGGAAGACCTCGCGCAATATCAGTTCCCGAAATTGCGGCATTGCACCGGCGCCGGCGAACCGCTGAATCCCGAAGTGATCGAAGTGTGGCGCGAGCAACTGGGACTGACGATTCACGACGGCTACGGCCAGACCGAATCGATCATTCTCGCCGCCAACATGCCTGGGATGCCGGTCAAGCCCGGCTCGATGGGCCTGCCGTTTCCGGGCCACGACGTCCGCGTGATCGGCGACGACCTGAACGAGACGGCGCTCGACGAAGTCGGCGAGATCGCGGTGCGGGTCAAGCCGGAACGGCCGCCATCCCTGATGCGCGAGTACTGGAAAAATGCGGAGGAGACGGCGAACGTGTTTCGCGGCGATTGGTATCTGACCGGCGATCAGGCGACGCGCGACGCGGATGGATACTTGTGGTTCGTCGGCCGCGCCGACGACGTGATCATTTCGGCGGGCTATCGAATCGGGCCTTTCGAAGTGGAGAGCGCGCTGCTCGAGCATCCAGCGGTGATGGAATCGGGGGTGGTCGCGAGTCCCGACGCGGAACGCGGCTCGATCGTGAAGGCATTCGTGCGATTGAAGCCGGGCGCCGCGCGCAGCGACAGCCTGGTGCGCGAACTGCAGGAGCATTGCAAGCGTATCACGGCGCCCTACAAGTATCCGCGTGAGATCGAGTTCATCGACGAACTGCCGAAGACCGTCAGCGGCAAAATCCGCCGCGTCGAACTCCGCCAGCTGGAAGAATCGAAGAAACGAAAACCGTAA
- a CDS encoding ribbon-helix-helix protein, CopG family, whose product MRFNSYAPRLAGWIYSHHETHQCQPAVKRTISLPKDLADEVEQIARAERRSLSSVIQEALRTARNECLKREFKDIQGYWSRKAREKGIVTERDLKRYLRD is encoded by the coding sequence ATCAGATTTAATTCGTATGCACCACGTCTTGCTGGTTGGATTTATTCACACCACGAGACGCATCAATGCCAGCCTGCCGTTAAGAGAACTATCTCGCTGCCCAAGGATCTCGCCGACGAGGTTGAACAGATCGCTCGCGCCGAACGCCGCAGCCTAAGCTCGGTGATTCAGGAAGCGCTGCGAACGGCGCGGAATGAGTGTCTCAAACGCGAATTCAAAGACATTCAGGGCTACTGGAGCCGCAAAGCCCGCGAAAAGGGAATCGTCACCGAGCGCGATCTCAAACGGTACCTTCGCGATTGA
- a CDS encoding DedA family protein produces the protein MHGITDPANIAQWLGEWGYLGIFVCVFIGNLGIPVPEETVMLAAGFLSGRELLDLKIVYLVVTLSAITGDCCGFLIGRTGGQRVLIRLADRSEFLRTRYERLQTFFQTHGNKAVFMARFVTGARFMAGPMAGACGMPFFRFLGWNILGAIVWCTIVVTVGYLLGDELYRVVQMTHQASRWIAVAIVLVSVGIFVYWWRERHQAVTRPEP, from the coding sequence ATGCACGGGATAACTGATCCAGCGAATATCGCGCAATGGCTCGGCGAGTGGGGCTATCTCGGCATCTTCGTTTGCGTGTTCATCGGCAACCTCGGAATTCCGGTGCCCGAGGAGACCGTGATGCTCGCGGCGGGGTTTCTCTCCGGGCGCGAATTGCTCGATCTGAAGATCGTGTACCTGGTCGTCACGCTGAGCGCGATCACGGGCGACTGCTGCGGATTTCTGATCGGACGCACCGGCGGCCAGCGTGTGCTGATCCGGCTCGCGGATCGATCCGAATTTTTGCGCACGCGCTACGAACGGCTGCAGACGTTTTTTCAAACTCACGGCAACAAGGCCGTCTTCATGGCGCGCTTCGTCACCGGCGCGCGCTTCATGGCGGGCCCGATGGCGGGCGCGTGCGGGATGCCGTTCTTCCGGTTCCTCGGCTGGAACATCCTGGGCGCGATCGTCTGGTGCACGATCGTCGTGACGGTGGGCTACCTGCTGGGCGACGAACTGTACCGCGTCGTGCAGATGACGCATCAGGCCTCGCGCTGGATCGCGGTCGCGATCGTGCTGGTGTCGGTCGGCATCTTTGTTTACTGGTGGAGAGAGCGGCATCAGGCGGTCACGCGGCCCGAACCGTAG
- a CDS encoding enoyl-CoA hydratase-related protein — MATYETVIYERVEDKIFRLTLNRPEKLNALSQKLLHELDLVMDEYETNADASVLIIRGAGRAFSAGYDLQGTQHPGSTFTVTNDRLGLHKTIERWQRLWSINKPTIAQVHGYCLAGGTEFVGHCDIVFASEDAVFGHPAGRSLGILPTLSMWPVMMGPRKTKEYFFTGDYMPAQEALEWHLINRVFPKDKLEEETLNYARRVAMVPAELLMLHKAAVNRYLDILGIRAAEQSSADIDVIAHQTDTVKNWMKASREQGLKGALTERDRPFAKKK, encoded by the coding sequence ATGGCGACTTACGAAACCGTCATTTACGAGCGGGTCGAGGACAAGATTTTTCGCCTCACGCTCAATCGGCCCGAAAAACTCAACGCACTCTCGCAGAAGCTGCTGCATGAACTCGATCTCGTGATGGACGAGTACGAGACCAACGCCGACGCGAGCGTTTTGATCATTCGCGGCGCCGGCCGCGCGTTTTCCGCCGGCTACGATTTGCAGGGCACGCAGCATCCCGGCTCGACCTTCACCGTTACCAATGACCGGCTCGGCTTGCACAAGACGATCGAGCGATGGCAGCGCCTCTGGTCGATCAACAAACCGACGATCGCGCAAGTGCACGGCTACTGCCTCGCGGGAGGCACCGAATTCGTCGGTCATTGCGATATCGTGTTCGCGAGCGAGGACGCGGTGTTCGGGCATCCGGCGGGTCGCTCGCTCGGAATCCTGCCGACGCTCTCGATGTGGCCGGTGATGATGGGGCCGCGCAAGACCAAGGAATATTTTTTCACCGGCGACTACATGCCAGCGCAGGAAGCGCTCGAGTGGCATCTGATCAATCGCGTCTTCCCCAAGGACAAGCTCGAGGAGGAGACGCTGAACTACGCGCGGCGCGTCGCGATGGTGCCGGCGGAACTGCTGATGCTGCACAAGGCCGCGGTCAATCGCTATCTCGACATCCTGGGGATTCGCGCCGCCGAGCAATCGTCGGCCGATATCGACGTGATCGCGCATCAGACGGACACGGTCAAAAACTGGATGAAAGCCAGCCGCGAGCAGGGTCTGAAGGGCGCGCTGACCGAGCGCGATCGCCCGTTCGCAAAAAAGAAGTAG
- a CDS encoding alpha/beta fold hydrolase, with the protein MAIRDFAQTKDGLKLRYEIRGSGEPVALIMGFSGSGRGWGEPFLKLMESRFKIFVIDNRGTGESDKPDAPWTMNDMASDIACVLDHANTPRAHIFGISMGGMIAQEFALTNPARTRGLVLGCTNCGASKGIAAPPEAVAALMPTPGTPPEEQARRAFAVACGKAFLNSAAGQATLDREIAEMGNYPATPMHTFARQAAAIGGFDTFARLTEIKSPTLIIHGDDDAIVPHQNAEILHGAIAGSSVHILKAAGHMFFWEAPEETVRVAGDFLNRVN; encoded by the coding sequence GTGGCAATTCGTGATTTTGCGCAAACGAAAGATGGCCTCAAACTCCGTTACGAGATTCGCGGCAGCGGCGAACCGGTCGCGCTGATCATGGGCTTCAGCGGATCCGGGCGCGGCTGGGGCGAGCCGTTTCTAAAATTGATGGAATCGCGGTTCAAGATTTTTGTGATCGACAATCGCGGCACCGGCGAGAGCGACAAGCCCGACGCGCCGTGGACGATGAACGACATGGCGTCGGATATCGCATGCGTGCTCGATCATGCGAACACGCCGCGCGCGCACATTTTCGGAATCTCGATGGGCGGGATGATCGCGCAGGAATTCGCGCTCACGAATCCCGCACGCACGCGCGGCCTGGTGCTCGGATGCACCAACTGCGGCGCCAGCAAGGGAATCGCGGCGCCGCCCGAAGCGGTCGCGGCGCTGATGCCCACGCCGGGAACTCCGCCCGAAGAGCAGGCCCGCCGAGCCTTCGCGGTCGCATGCGGCAAGGCGTTCCTGAATTCAGCGGCGGGACAGGCGACGCTCGATCGCGAGATCGCAGAGATGGGAAATTATCCGGCGACGCCGATGCATACGTTTGCGCGCCAGGCCGCTGCGATCGGCGGCTTCGATACCTTCGCGCGGCTCACCGAGATCAAGTCGCCGACGCTGATCATTCACGGCGACGACGACGCGATCGTGCCGCATCAAAACGCGGAAATCCTGCACGGCGCGATCGCCGGTTCATCGGTGCACATTCTCAAAGCCGCGGGCCACATGTTCTTCTGGGAGGCGCCGGAAGAGACCGTGCGCGTCGCCGGCGATTTTCTGAATCGAGTGAATTAA